A section of the Oreochromis niloticus isolate F11D_XX linkage group LG9, O_niloticus_UMD_NMBU, whole genome shotgun sequence genome encodes:
- the LOC100706139 gene encoding kinesin-1 heavy chain, translated as MGDAAAECTIKVVCRFRPLNSAEVARGDQYIPKFKGDDCVLIGGKPYYFDRVFQSKTTQEEFYNAVAQKIVKDVLEGYNGTIFAYGQTSSGKTHTMEGKLHDPEMMGIIPRIVQDIFNYIYSMDENLEFHIKVSYFEIYLDKIRDLLDVSKTNLPVHEDKNRVPYVKGCTERFVCTPEEVMEAIDEGKNNRSVAVTNMNEHSSRSHSIFLINIKQENSKTEQKLTGKLYLVDLAGSEKVGKTGAEGTVLDEAKMINKSLSALGIVISALAEGSSYIPYRDSKMTRILQDSLGGNCRTTMVICCSPSAYNDAETRSTLLFGQRAKTIKNQVSMNVELTAEQWKSKWEKEKEKNKTLRNTVNWLENELNRWRSGESVPVDEQFDKEKAKEEVQALESTHHNDKTPPKPALNSLPGVKLTDAEKEKYEAEMAKLYKELDDKDDEINQQSQLVETLKQQMLDQEELLASSRRDHDTLQTELNRLLAENEASKEEVKEVLQALEELAVNYDQKSQEVENKTKEFEALSEELNEKSSSLASIDSELQKLKEMTNHQKKRVTEMMSSLLKDLAEIGIAVGSNDIKQQESSGLIDEEFTVARLYISKMKSEVKTMVKRSKLLESTQTETTQKLDQTESELTACQLRISQQEAKIKSLTESLQNVEQKKRQLEENVDSLSEEIVRIRAQEKVNAMEKENEIQSANEVKEAVEKQIQTHREAHQKQISNLRDELDAKEKLITELQDLNQQIMLEQERLRVEHEKLKAADQEKSRQLEELTVQQDRREQARQDLKGLEETVARELQTLHNLRRLFVQDLSTRLKKNAQMNSEDTESSAAQKQKISFLENNLEQLTRVHKQLVRDNNDLRSEIPKMEKRLRATAERVKALETALKEAKENAARDRKRYQQEVERIKDAVKPKNMGRRGSAQIAKPIRPGQLPGAPINFSVNRSNLIQNNHPTGIKGGGGGNNSP; from the exons ATGGGGGACGCGGCGGCGGAGTGCACCATCAAGGTGGTGTGCCGTTTCAGGCCGCTGAACAGCGCGGAGGTGGCCCGCGGAGACCAGTACATACCCAAGTTTAAGGGGGACGACTGTGTGCTGATCGGG GGCAAACCATACTACTTTGACCGTGTGTTCCAGTCCAAGACAACTCAGGAGGAGTTTTATAATGCTGTGGCTCAGAAGATAGTGAAAG ATGTTTTGGAGGGATACAACGGGACCATCTTTGCTTATGGGCAGACATCTTcaggcaaaacacacacaatggaG GGGAAGCTTCATGACCCTGAAATGATGGGAATCATTCCTCGAATTGTGCAAGACATCTTTAACTACATTTACTCCATGGATGAGAACCTGGAGTTCCACATCAAA GTTTCATATTTTGAAATCTATTTGGACAAAATTAGGGACTTGTTGGATG TGTCAAAGACCAACCTTCCTGTACATGAGGACAAGAACAGGGTCCCCTATGTCAAG GGCTGTACCGAGCGTTTTGTCTGCACTCCTGAGGAGGTCATGGAAGCCATAGACGAAGGCAAAAATAACCGAAGCGTGGCTGTCACAA ACATGAATGAGCACAGCTCCAGAAGTCACAGCATCTTCCTCATCAACATCAAGCAGGAAAACAGTAAGACTGAACAGAAATTAACTGGCAAGCTGTACCTCGTCGATCTGGCTGGGAGTGAAAAA GTTGGTAAAACTGGAGCAGAGGGTACAGTGCTGGATGAAGCCAAGATGATCAACAAGTCCCTGTCTGCACTGGGAATTGTCATCTCAGCTCTGGCAGAAGGCTCG TCCTACATACCATACAGAGACAGTAAGATGACCAGAATCCTGCAGGATTCCCTGGGAGGAAACTGTCGGACAACTATGGTCATTTGCTGCTCACCTTCGGCTTACAATGATGCAGAGACCAGGTCTACATTGCTTTTTGGACAGAG AGCAAAGACCATCAAGAACCAAGTGAGTATGAATGTGGAACTGACAGCAGAGCAGTGGAAGAGCAAATgggagaaagagaaggagaagaacAAGACACTGAGAAACACAGTCAACTGGCTCGAGAATGAGCTGAACCGCTGGAGGAGCG GAGAGAGTGTGCCAGTGGATGAGCAGTTTGACAAAGAAAAGGCCAAAGAAGAAGTTCAGGCCCTGGAGAGCACCCACCACAATGACAAGACGCCACCCAAACCTGCCCTAAACTCCCTGCCTGGAGTCAAACTCACAGATGCAGAGAAAGAGAAGTATGAGGCGGAAATGGCCAAGCTCTACAAAGAGCTTGACGACAAG GATGATGAGATCAACCAGCAGTCTCAGTTGGTGGAGACGCTGAAGCAGCAGATGTTGGATCAGGAGGAG CTATTAGCATCCTCTCGCCGTGACCACGACACGTTGCAGACGGAGCTGAACCGGCTGCTGGCGGAGAATGAAGCCTCCAAGGAGGAAGTGAAGGAAGTGCTGCAGGCCCTGGAGGAGCTAGCTGTCAACTACGACCAGAAGAGTCAGGAAGttgaaaacaaaaccaaagagtTTGAGGCTCTCAGTGAGGAGCTGAACGAGAAATCG AGCTCCTTGGCCTCCATTGACTCAGAGCTTCAGAAATTGAAGGAGATGACCAACCACCAGAAAAAGAGGGTCACTGAGATGATGTCATCATTACTCAAAGACCTGGCTGAGATAGGCATCGCTGTGGGAAGCAATGACATCAAG CAACAAGAGAGCAGCGGTCTCATTGACGAAGAGTTCACCGTGGCCCGTCTCTACATCAGCAAGATGAAGTCAGAGGTGAAGACCATGGTGAAGCGCAGCAAGCTGCTGGAGAGCACACAGACCGAGACCACCCAGAAGCTGGACCAGACTGAGAGCGAGCTGACTGCCTGTCAGCTCCGCATCTCCCAG CAAGAAGCCAAAATCAAGTCCCTGACGGAGTCCCTCCAGAATGTGGAGCAGAAGAAAAGACAGCTGGAGGAGAATGTGGACTCTCTCAGTGAGGAAATAGTCAGGATCAGGGCCCAAG AGAAGGTTAATGCCATGGAGAAAGAGAACGAGATCCAGTCTGCAAATGAAGTCAAG GAAGCTGTGGAGAAGCAGATCCAGACTCACAGAGAGGCCCATCAGAAGCAGATCAGCAACCTGAGAGATGAACTTGATGCCAAGGAGAAGCTTATCACTGAGCTGCAGGA TCTGAACCAGCAGATCATGCTGGAGCAGGAGAGGCTCAGAGTGGAACATGAGAAGCTCAAGGCTGCTGACCAGGAAAAGAGCCGGCAGCTGGAAGAGCTCAC GGTGCAGCAGGACAGGAGGGAGCAGGCCAGACAGGACCTGAAGGGACTGGAGGAAACTGTG GCACGGGAGCTGCAGACACTTCACAACCTGAGAAGGCTCTTTGTCCAAGACTTATCCACAAGATTAAAAAAG AATGCTCAGATGAACTCAGAGGACACAGAGAGCAGCGCTGCCCAGAAGCAAAAGATCAGCTTCCTGGAGAACAACCTGGAGCAGCTAACCAGAGTTCATAAGCAG CTGGTACGGGACAACAACGACCTACGCAGTGAAATCCCGAAGATGGAGAAGCGCCTGCGGGCCACAGCTGAACGGGTCAAAGCCCTGGAGACCGCGCTGAAGGAGGCCAAAGAGAATGCAGCCCGTGATCGTAAACGCTACCAACAGGAGGTGGAGCGCATTAAGGATGCCGTCAAGCCTAAAAACATGGGCAGGAGAGGATCAGCACAGATAG CCAAGCCTATCAGACCTGGTCAGCTGCCAGGGGCTCCCATAAACTTCAGTGTCAACAGGTCCAACCTCATCCAGAACAACCACCCTACCGGCATTAAGGGAGGAGGAGGCGGCAATAACAG CCCCTGA